The Zingiber officinale cultivar Zhangliang chromosome 9A, Zo_v1.1, whole genome shotgun sequence genome window below encodes:
- the LOC122021406 gene encoding transcription factor MYB124-like, giving the protein MMKGSGKENNPIPVAPPPAAPSKKDRHIVTWIPQEDDLLREHIALHGTDNWTSIAALFKDKTSRQCRRRWYTYLNSECKKGGWSAEEDMLLCEAQKMFGNRWTEIAKVVSGRTDNAVKNRFSTLCKKRAKFEASSKENSVPSLDPSNKRVLVEEPSIAILIGEPSTSNKQMRYHISPLKETIEAHRRSLGEHGPAQHLQRPPLLEVQNFDTVNQSSASNKVSQATFLGRDDPKLTALLQQAELLTSLSKKVNAENTNQSLDEAWKELQEYLIQTEDSGLLRKRISGMSSMLDELRDLIEDLNNSEEEEQQPLRQIGSHENSQGSSECSTSSMHNANAGQNRSGVQFEDCSLHKDNEIDPSNADAACSNMHSCPDSDLSFSGMPKDEAEDGATTSEFASPLQTIPSFHSFADEIPSPVFTSSERHFLLSLIDLPTPDNDTNSKIPSCKRALLDTFKPS; this is encoded by the exons ATGATGAAGGGATCGGGGAAGGAGAATAACCCGATTCCCGTAGCTCCTCCACCGGCTGCCCCCTCGAAGAAGGACCGGCATATCGTGACTTGGATCCCTCAG GAGGATGATTTACTACGGGAGCATATTGCTCTGCACGGGACCGATAA TTGGACAAGTATCGCAGCTCTGTTTAAGGACAAGACTAGCAGACAGTGCCGGAGAAG ATGGTACACCTATTTGAATTCGGAATGCAAAAAAGGTGGGTGGTCAGCGGAAGAGGACATGCTCTTATGTGAG GCACAAAAGATGTTTGGCAACAGATGGACAGAGATTGCAAAGGTTGTATCAGGAAG AACAGATAACGCTGTAAAGAACCGCTTCTCCACCCTCTGCAAGAAAAGGGCAAAATTTGAGGCTTCATCCAAGGAGAATAGTGTTCCATCTTTGGACCCAAGCAATAAGAGGGTTCTTGTCGAAGAACCATCTATAGCAATACTAATAGGGGAACCATCGACATCAAATAAGCAGATGAG GTATCACATCTCTCCTCTCAAAGAGACAATTGAAGCACATAGGAGATCTCTTGGGGAACATGGTCCAGCTCAGCATCTGCAAAGGCCACCTCTATTAGAAGTTCAAAACTTTGACACAGTTAATCAGTCATCAG CTTCCAATAAGGTTAGTCAAGCAACTTTCCTCGGGAGAGATGACCCAAAACTAACTGCCTTGTTGCAACAAGCTGAATTGCTGACTTCCCTTTCCAAGAAGGTTAATGCAGAAAATACCAACCAAAGTCTTGATGAGGCTTGGAAG GAGCTTCAAGAGTACTTGATTCAAACTGAAGACAGTGGGCTACTAAGAAAAAGAATTTCCGGAATGAGTTCTATGCTTGATGAACTGAGGGACTTGATAGAAGACTTAAATAAtagtgaagaagaagagcagCAGCCATTGAG GCAAATTGGTTCTCATGAGAACTCTCAAGGAAGTTCGGAGTGCAGCACTAGTTCAATGCATAATGCCAATGCTGGACAAAATAGAAGTGGTGTTCAGTTCGAAGATTGTTCCCTGCACAAAGATAATGAAATTGATCCTTCTAATGCTGATGCAGCATGCTCCAACATGCATTCTTGTCCAG ATTCAGATTTATCATTTTCTGGAATGCCAAAAGATGAAGCTGAAGACGGTGCTACAACCTCAGAATTTGCATCTCCGCTTCAGACAATCCCGTCTTTCCATTCCTTTGCTGATGAAATTCCAAGTCCAGTGTTCACTTCAAGT GAGAGGCATTTCCTTCTTAGTTTGATTGATTTGCCAACCCCAGACAACGACACCAACTCAAAGATTCCATCCTGCAAAAGGGCTCTTCTTGATACCTTCAAACCATCATAG